Sequence from the Prosthecobacter debontii genome:
CTCATTCCGGCTAAATGATGCCCATCACAAAGAGTTCACTCACCCAAAGCCAGGAGATAAACCGGGTAGCAGCATGGGCATGAGTGTGACCCAGCACTATGTGGATCATCCCGAATACACGTTTAAGCAGGAATCCAAACGGGGCGCGGATCTCGTGCAGAACTGGATTCACGACGATGTGCGAGCTCAGAAGCAGGCGCTCATTACGGAGCTTTGTGAGAACTATGATCTCGATGGTTTGGAGCTGGACTACATGCGGTTTTATAGCTTCTTCGACGAAGCGGGTACGTCCCTGGCGCAGCGTCAGCAGATCATGACCGGTTTTGTCAAACAGGTGCGTGAGGTCTTGGACCGGACCGCACGTGGCGGGCGCCGTCGCTGGTTGTGTGTGCGGGTTCCTTGTTTGCTGAAAGGGCTGGATGCGCTCGGGCTGAACCTACCCGAGTTCGTTGCTGCGGGCGTGGATATGGTGAACATCTCCGCCAGCTACTTCACCACTCAGCAAATGGAGATCGCCGAGATTCGAGCCCTCGTGCCTGAGCCTGCGTCACTCTATGTCGAGATGTGTCATTCCATCGCCAACGGCACTCGGCTGGTGCCTGGGTATGACACCTTTACCTTCCGCCGGGCGACACCGGAGCAGTATGAAACCACCGCACATCTGGGCTACGCTCGAGGGGCGGATGGTGTGAGCCTCTTCAATTTTGCCTACTATCGCGAGCATGGGGGACCTGGACGTGGACCTTTCGCTGAGCCTCCATTCGAGGTCTTGAATAAACTGGGTGATCCTGCGCCCTTGGCCAAGAAAGCGCAGCATTGGTTCCTGGCCACCGGGTGGAACAATCCGTATGTGCGTCCCCCCATTTTACCTCGTGGCTTACGTGAGAAGAATCAGACTCGGTTTGAGCTCGATATGGCTCCGCCTACCGGGGGCTGGAAAGGAGAGGGAAGACTTCGCCTCCAGGCCGATGCCCGCTTAGAAGGTCGGGTGATCCTGGCGCGCTGCAACGGCACCGAATTGAGTCCCCATGATGATGTGAGCGAACCTTTTGAGAACCCTTATCCGTCCTTGTTAGGCAAGCCTGAAACCTTGCGTGCCTGGAAGGTGCCTGCGGCCTTATTGAAGAATGGTCACAACACCTTCGAGTTTATCCATCAGAGTGGTAAACCTGTGACGCTGGATTATCTGGATGTGCGGATGGGTTGAGCGGGATGTTTTAAAGAGCTGCCATGCCGCCTTGCTTGATCCATGTATTCAGAGGCGTTAGACTCTCCAAATTCAATTCGATGCCACAACCAAACGGTGCTGCGTTGATACTGCGGATATCGAGTTGTCCGGCTTGGATGGCGAGCGTCGGGAAGCCCTTGGCATGGGCGTCATAGAGGCCAGGATGCGCGGCTAATACGGCCTGCTGCACTTCAGGCGAGTACATGGATAAGCCACGGAAGTAATGATGCCCGTTGCGCTCCACATGAGAAATGCCCAGCGTCGCCATCATGGCCAGATCTTGCAGCAAGGCTACCGGACCGACATTGGCCAAATCTTCGCCACTGAGGATGAGTGGGCGGGATGCGGAGGCGGCTCGTGTTTGGATCAAGGCAGCGTTGGTGATTCCTTTGAGGATGCCTTTGCAATTCTTATGACTGGTGCCGCTGTATCCCAGGCTCAAAGCTCGAGGGAGGTCCTTAACGGAACTGTCGGCTTCATCAATGATGATGCCGGGTCCATCCTTCCAGCCAGCGATGGCCTCTTCTACATCGTCCGCCAGAGCATGCGCTCGATGCAGAGGTTGTTCGATGAATAACAGGTTTTGAAACAGGGGGGCTAGAGATGGATCGGCACTGAGTGCATCATAAAACTCGCGGAAGGCAGCCAGTACCTGAAATTGCTCATTGCCATCCAAGGTGGCTTTGAAGCCTTGAGGGCATTCTTCCACGAGCACAGCGGTAATCTGGCGCAGCCGTGGCAAATCCACCTCCTTTTGACCGCAGACTTTGATCTTGAAGTAACGCAGCCCGTAAGTACGAATGGATTCATCCAGACCTTGAGGAAGACCATCGTCCAAACGCTCCTCCGCAGGAATGTCTCTAGCGCGGAGTGGATCACCCAAGCCGACAGTGTGACGCACTGCGACTTGGTCGGCCGGGCTGGAAGTCAGCACGTCGGCGGCTTGGATGCCCCGCAGTTCCTCATGAATTTTACCCAGATCAATTCCGGGTGCATCGCTGGTTAGCCAACGATGCAGAGGTGTCTGTGCTACTTTGCAGAGGGCATCAAGCACCGCTCTTTCCATGAGGCTGACTCCGAGATTGGCCAGTAGAGAGGGGATTTGTTTCACGCCAGCCCAGCGAGCTTGTTCCTGATAGAGGGCCTGCCACCAGGGGAAATAACGAATCGGCTGCATGGCCGCGTTTTCAGCGATGCGAGACGCGTTTTGAACGACAGCCAGCATCTCGGCCAGATCCTGCTCGCAACTGGTGGTTGGGTCTTTGGTGAACCACTTGGGGGCCAAACCTTCACTGGCAAGGCCCTGTGCGGTTTTGCCATCAACGCTCAGGGTCACACTCACGAAGAGATGCGGGAGGGCACTCAGACTGGCGATCCCATACTTGAAGGGAAAGCGCGTGCGCATCGGCAGAACGTGGAAGTGGATCTCGTGGATTTGGAATTCCATGGCATGAACAAAAGAGCTTGGATGACGGGTGCTTTCACATCTTTTTGTCCATGGACCGAGGTTTTGTTTCGAGGGTGCGGTTTTGACTTGTCAGAACGGGCCGGTCTTTCTCAAGCTGTGCGGATGAAGCTCCGCCATTTGCTCTTGTCGCTGCCCTTTGCCGCCAGTCTTTTGATTCACGCTGCCGACCCGGCACCCAAGAAGTCAGCTCCGCATCCTTCAGTGGTGCCGGTCGATGACGTGCCGGGTTTGCCTCGTGTGTTGCTCATCGGTGACTCCATTTCCATGGGATATACCTTGCCCACACGGAAGCTGCTGGAAGGTTTCGCCAATGTGCATCGCATCCCCCAAAACGGTGGTCCCACAAAGAATGGTGTGGCGAACATGGAGAAGTGGCTAGGCTCTGGCCTCTGGGATGTCATCCACTTCAACTGGGGAATTCACGATCTGAAGATCATGCCGGATGGCAAGCGCCAAGTGGAGCCTGCTGACTATGAGGCCAATCTACGCAAGCTTGTCGCCCGGATGCAGAAAACGGGGGCACGCTTGATCTGGGCCTCCATTACCCCGATCCCGCAAGGCCCGCTCATCCCACCTCGTGAATTTGGCCAAGTGGCGGAATACAATCAGATCGCTGAAAAAGTGATGAAGGAAAACGGAGTGACGGTCAATGATCTCAATGCCTGGATCACCCCTAAACTTGCGGTAATGCAGAAGCCACAGGATGTGCACTATCACGATAGCGGCTCTGAGTATCTTGCCCAAAAGGTGGCGCAGGAGATCAAGGCGGCGTTAGCAAAGGAGCGGAAGTAGAAAGCTTTACGCCAAGGGCTCAACGATGATCTTGGGCCCTTGGATTTCACGCACTTTCACTGCAGTTCCGTTCAGGAGGTAGCCGCCTTCAACCATGGCTTCCAGGCGTTCTTCACCGAACTGCACGGTGCCATAGGGGCGCAGAGCACTGCAAGTCTGGCCCACATCTCCCACCTGCACGATTTGACGTTTGGGGAGCGCGTCACCTCCATCAATGGCGGATGCCAGCACGAGTTTTTGAAATGGCCCTGTTTGAGGAAGGAACCGGAATACTGCGAGGATGACCACTCCCGCTCCTAAAATGCCTAACGCGAAGTTACGCAAACCGATGGCATAGATCTGGATGTCAAATCCGTTCCCGCTTTCACCTTCTCCAGGAGTGGTTCCAGGTAGGGGGGGCATCTCCCACGCGGACATGGTGTAAACCAGGGCCACCATGACAAGGAGAAAACCCAGGATGCCGGGCACCAGCAGCCCTGGAAAGACAGCGAGTTCCATGATTAGCAGGATGATGCCGATGACAAAGAGAGCCGCGACAGCGGCCGTCTCTTGGCCGACCAAACTACCTGCGACATAGTGACCGAAAAAGAAGAGACTGAAGGCGGCGATGGATACAAAACCGGGGATACCAAAACCAGGGGTCTGCATCTCCAGGTAACCACCGGCCACACCAATGAGAATGAGGAGGGCTGCATACTTGGTGACCCAGATGGCGATGGATTCAAAACCTGTCGGCTCCGCTGTGACGAGTGATCCTTTCAATCCTTCGGCTTTTTTGATTTCCTCCAGAGTATCCACGATGCCCTTGGCGAAGACGGGCTTGCCATTATCCAGCTTCAGAACGGCTTCTTGGGCATCCAGGGTGAGGATGGACTCCTTGGTATCCAATTCCAAGTCCCCCACCTTCAGTTCGCGACTCATGTCAATCATGGCTTCGATGACACGCGGATCATGGCCTTTCCGTTTGGCGACAGCGCGGGCCATGCCCATGGTGGCGGAGTTCATCTTGGCTCGCTCGGCTTCGCCCATTTCCTGAGCGTTTCCATAGATCGGGGTTGCCGCACCGGCGGTGCTGGTTGGGGCCATGTAGATGCCATCGGTGGCGACGGCGATCATGGCCCCCGCGGAGAGTGCACGTTTGTTGACGAAGGCAAAGCTGCGTGGCTTGAGCTTTTGCAGATCGTTCATCATGAGATCCACCGTGTCCCATAGCAGCCCTCCAGGAGTATCGAGATCGAAGATCACCGCTTCGGCTCCTTCCTGGCTGCAACGTTCGAGCGTGCGGGACATGAATTCAAATCGAGCCCGCGCAATGAGGTCTTCCTCACCGACGGGGATGACGACGACCTTGCCCTTGTAACTCTCAGCTTCGGCTCCTACAGCAGGGCTCTGGAGGCTGATCAGAAGAGTGAGGCCAAGCAGCAGACACTGGAGCAGGGGCGACTTCATAGCGCGCAGCATAGCTTGCCCAGCACATGTGGCAACGCGTGAACCGCGCTTGTTTTGGAATCGCTTGCGAAAGAAAGCTTAAGAAGGCCGGACCTGAGCCAACACAGCGTCGAAACGCTCGGCCATGCGGGCAGCACTGAATTCATTGCGCACTCCAGCAAGGCCACGGTTGGTCAGTTGTTCGCGTTGATGATCATCTTGCAGCAAGGTGGCCAGTGCGTCCGCGAGCGCCTTTGGATCATCGGGCGTGCAGGTCACCCCGCCACCGGAGGCAGCGATGAGTTCGGGGAAGGCTCCATGCTCAGGCTGCACCACAGGCACGCCGCTGGCCATGGCTTCCAGGATGTAAAGACCAAAGGCCTCTCCGTAGGTAGCTGGCACGGACATCACCGTGAGATTGCGGAAGAACTTCACCTTATCTGAGAAGTTGACATTGGGATGCCATTCCACCCGTTTTTCCAGACCGGCATCACGCAGCTTTTTCTGGAGTTCATTCACATACTTCTCGTCTCCGGCGGTTTTCGCTCCCCCGATCTTCAGCTTCACCCGTGGCACGCTGCCGCGGCGGCAGAGCTCGATGAAGGCATCCACAAGGGTCGTGAGGCCTTTACCATGGATCATGCGCGCGAAATAGCCGATCACCGGCCAGTTTGGATCTGGATCAGCGACGCCGAAGGAATTGGCATCCAGGCCATTGTAAACCACCGAAATTTTATCCGCGCTGACCCCCAGCTTTTCCTGCATGACCTGAGCGTAGAAGCGGCTGGGAGCAACGAACTGAGAGACATGTTGAGCATTGCTACGCATGGCGGCCCAGCATTGCTCGCGATAGGGATCAATGAGGGTGTCGAGGAAGGAATCCTCTCCTTGCAGGGAAACCACCACAGGGATGCCCAAGTCACGCTCAATCGTGGGGCAAAGGCCCATAAGCAGGCTGTTGGAGAGCGAGACCACATCGGGCTTTCCTTCAGTGCGGATCCACTCGATCAAACGCTGCCACTCAGGCCATTGACGACCCGATTCTCCCTCCAAGGCACCCAGGGCCATTTCCCCCAGGTCTTTGGCGCTGGTCATCCCCATGAACTTGGCGGCAAAGCGCAGGCGCTCCGGTTTGTCCAACCAGCGATGCACGGCACGCGGCACATAGCGGAACCAGGGAAGCTTCTGTTGAAGATAAAGCGAAATGCCGCCGACCCGGATGCCGATCTCGGGATTTGCCACCTCGCGGTCGGTGACGAGGGGCAGGTAAAGCGGGGCCATCAAGGCATCGTGTCCCCGAGCGCGTAGCGCTTTGATAAGCGCATTGTCTCGCAGGCAACTTCCGCAGTGAAAGTTGCCGGTTCCGGGCGTGAGATGAAGGATGCGCATAAAGGTTAAATGTCAGGAAACGAGAAAGGGGGCGCGATGATTAGCCTATGAGATACGCATCGGCAAGGCCCTTGGAATCAACAGCCTCGGTCAGACTCAATTTACGCGCACATATCGCCGCCCGGGGAGGGCGCGGATGAGGCGTTTCATCTCCAGGCGCATCAGATTGACGTTCACTGTGCCAGGGGCCAGCCCAGAGCGGGAGGTCAACTCGTCGATGTGAAGTTCGTCCGAGGTTAAGGCATTGAAGAGGATTTGTTCATCCAGCGTCAAGGTCACGGCAGGAGGTGGCGGCTCGACTTTCGGGGCCGTGGGTGCGGTAGGAAAGAGCACCATCAGGTCGTCGAGAATGTCTGCCCCATCCATCACCAGCTTCGCCCCCTGTTGAATGAGGCGATTGCAGCCTGATGAGGTGGGTTTATCAATCGGCCCCGGCACGGCATAGACCGTGCGGCCTTGTTCCGCTGCCTGCTGGGCGGTGATGAGAGAACCGCTTTTGACTGGGGCTTCGACGACGAGTAAGCCACTGCCCCAGCCTGCCACCACACGATTGCGATACGGAAAAGTCTGGCGGTCAGCAGGCCGGTCCACCGGATACTCACTGATGACGGCACCCTGCTGGGCGATGCGTTCAGCCAGGGCCTTGTTCTCAGGCGGATATAGCCTGCCGATGCCAGAACCGATCACCGCGACGGTGCGCCCCTTGGCCGCCAAGGCTGCTTCGTGGGCAGCGGTATCAATGCCTCGTGCGAGCCCGCTGATCACCGTGTAGCCCGTGTAGGCGATCTGAAAGCTCAGTTTTTTGGTCGCATTCATGCCATAGATCGTGGCATGACGGCTGCCGACGACACCGATGGCATGGTGATCCCGTTTCTGGAGCTCTCCCCAGACATAGAGTAGCACCGGTGCATCATGCACCTGTTTGAGCAGAGGAGGATAAAGATCATCCTCTTGAGTCAGTAAGGTCAGACCCCGCTGTCGGACTTTCTGGAGTTCCTTCTCCAGGTGGCCTTCCCGGTCCCACTGATGAATGGCCTCGGCTTGAGCTGAACCGATGCCCTCCACCCGGAGCAGATCCGATACGGAAGCCGATAGCACGCTCTCAGGAGATCCCAGAGCCTGAATCAAGCGCCGGATACGCACCGGACCTACCTGGGGGATCAGGTTCAAGGCTAGGTAGGCTTCAGTGCGGGTCATTCGAACACTATGACGTGTTTGCTCCGGGTGACAAGCCAGAGAAAACATCCTTCTTCCTGACCCGCCATGAGTTTGTCGAGTGGTTCGCTGACCAGTCCGATCTCGGTCTCACTGGACTCGAACTGGAGATGAGTGGCTATGGCGTAATCGGCGCATCAGCCGGGATCGGCTGTGGGATGAACGGGTCTGCCACTGAATGGGCATACTGGCGGATGCAGCTTCGCTTTGACGATCGGGCGATGCGTGACAATGAATGAGTGACTGAGAGTCTCAGATTCACCGCCTCCTAGCATCCAGTTCAATGAGTCTTCCATCATCTTCATCATATCGGCCTGACATTGATGGCCTGCGCGGCGTGGCCGTGATGATGGTGGTTCTGTTCCATGCCGACTTTGGTTTTAATGGTGGCTACACAGGGGTGGACTTATTTTTCGTGATCTCAGGTTATTTGATCACAGGTTTGCTGTTTAAAGAGCTGGATCGGGGGGGCATTGACTTGGTGAGTTTTTGGGAAAGGCGACTCCGCCGCATCGCTCCGGCCTTATTGGTGATGCTGTTGGTGACAGTCGGGGCTGGTTACTTCCTCCTGATGCCGGATGCGTTCTCGTCCTTGGGGGAATCGGTGATCGCTCAGGCGCTTTTCTGCGCGAATCTCTATTTTTGGAAGGACTCTGGGTATTTCTCTTCAGCTTCCGAGGAAAAGCCTCTTCTTCATCTGTGGTCGCTGGCTGTGGAAGAGCAGTTTTATGTGATTCTTCC
This genomic interval carries:
- the dprA gene encoding DNA-processing protein DprA, with the protein product MTRTEAYLALNLIPQVGPVRIRRLIQALGSPESVLSASVSDLLRVEGIGSAQAEAIHQWDREGHLEKELQKVRQRGLTLLTQEDDLYPPLLKQVHDAPVLLYVWGELQKRDHHAIGVVGSRHATIYGMNATKKLSFQIAYTGYTVISGLARGIDTAAHEAALAAKGRTVAVIGSGIGRLYPPENKALAERIAQQGAVISEYPVDRPADRQTFPYRNRVVAGWGSGLLVVEAPVKSGSLITAQQAAEQGRTVYAVPGPIDKPTSSGCNRLIQQGAKLVMDGADILDDLMVLFPTAPTAPKVEPPPPAVTLTLDEQILFNALTSDELHIDELTSRSGLAPGTVNVNLMRLEMKRLIRALPGRRYVRVN
- a CDS encoding SGNH/GDSL hydrolase family protein → MKLRHLLLSLPFAASLLIHAADPAPKKSAPHPSVVPVDDVPGLPRVLLIGDSISMGYTLPTRKLLEGFANVHRIPQNGGPTKNGVANMEKWLGSGLWDVIHFNWGIHDLKIMPDGKRQVEPADYEANLRKLVARMQKTGARLIWASITPIPQGPLIPPREFGQVAEYNQIAEKVMKENGVTVNDLNAWITPKLAVMQKPQDVHYHDSGSEYLAQKVAQEIKAALAKERK
- a CDS encoding glycosyltransferase family 4 protein, producing MRILHLTPGTGNFHCGSCLRDNALIKALRARGHDALMAPLYLPLVTDREVANPEIGIRVGGISLYLQQKLPWFRYVPRAVHRWLDKPERLRFAAKFMGMTSAKDLGEMALGALEGESGRQWPEWQRLIEWIRTEGKPDVVSLSNSLLMGLCPTIERDLGIPVVVSLQGEDSFLDTLIDPYREQCWAAMRSNAQHVSQFVAPSRFYAQVMQEKLGVSADKISVVYNGLDANSFGVADPDPNWPVIGYFARMIHGKGLTTLVDAFIELCRRGSVPRVKLKIGGAKTAGDEKYVNELQKKLRDAGLEKRVEWHPNVNFSDKVKFFRNLTVMSVPATYGEAFGLYILEAMASGVPVVQPEHGAFPELIAASGGGVTCTPDDPKALADALATLLQDDHQREQLTNRGLAGVRNEFSAARMAERFDAVLAQVRPS
- a CDS encoding NfeD family protein, producing the protein MKSPLLQCLLLGLTLLISLQSPAVGAEAESYKGKVVVIPVGEEDLIARARFEFMSRTLERCSQEGAEAVIFDLDTPGGLLWDTVDLMMNDLQKLKPRSFAFVNKRALSAGAMIAVATDGIYMAPTSTAGAATPIYGNAQEMGEAERAKMNSATMGMARAVAKRKGHDPRVIEAMIDMSRELKVGDLELDTKESILTLDAQEAVLKLDNGKPVFAKGIVDTLEEIKKAEGLKGSLVTAEPTGFESIAIWVTKYAALLILIGVAGGYLEMQTPGFGIPGFVSIAAFSLFFFGHYVAGSLVGQETAAVAALFVIGIILLIMELAVFPGLLVPGILGFLLVMVALVYTMSAWEMPPLPGTTPGEGESGNGFDIQIYAIGLRNFALGILGAGVVILAVFRFLPQTGPFQKLVLASAIDGGDALPKRQIVQVGDVGQTCSALRPYGTVQFGEERLEAMVEGGYLLNGTAVKVREIQGPKIIVEPLA